A genomic window from Deinococcus ruber includes:
- a CDS encoding type II toxin-antitoxin system VapC family toxin, giving the protein MFLLDTNVVSERSKLVPDERVRGWLQRHRIGETYLSVITLAELEQGILRLGNTRRATELRSFLERLEGQFHGRVLDIDRQVASTWAQMTAQAIQAGQTLGYADSLIAATARTHHLTVVTRNTADFLPAGVPVINPWQTDEA; this is encoded by the coding sequence GTGTTTCTGCTCGATACCAACGTCGTCAGCGAACGAAGCAAGCTTGTCCCCGATGAGCGGGTGCGCGGCTGGTTGCAGCGTCACCGGATTGGAGAGACGTACCTCAGCGTCATCACGCTGGCAGAACTGGAACAGGGCATTCTGCGCCTCGGCAACACGCGCCGCGCCACTGAACTGCGCTCATTTCTCGAGCGTCTGGAAGGGCAGTTTCATGGGCGGGTGCTAGACATCGACCGCCAAGTTGCGAGTACTTGGGCACAGATGACCGCGCAGGCGATACAGGCAGGTCAGACACTGGGCTATGCCGACTCGTTGATCGCTGCTACGGCGCGTACTCATCATCTGACAGTGGTCACGCGGAACACCGCTGACTTTCTGCCAGCTGGCGTCCCGGTCATCAATCCCTGGCAGACAGACGAAGCGTAA